From Cumulibacter manganitolerans, one genomic window encodes:
- a CDS encoding thiamine pyrophosphate-dependent enzyme: MTTADQTRIDRREFVAALVAAVPEDTLFVSGLGSPSYDLYAAGDRDRNFYLWGAMGGAVPVGLGLALAQPGVPVVVLTGDGEQLMGVGALASVGAAQPRNLSIVVLDNGHFGETGMQPSHASLGTDLAAVAQGFGITDSARIERQDEVVECARRVARRAGPTFTQALISTDEPPRVLPPRDGGFVKNRMRAALGFDSF, translated from the coding sequence ATGACGACCGCAGACCAGACCCGTATCGACCGTCGCGAGTTCGTCGCCGCGTTGGTGGCCGCGGTGCCGGAGGACACGCTCTTCGTGTCGGGGCTCGGCTCGCCGTCGTACGACCTCTACGCCGCGGGCGATCGCGACCGCAACTTCTACCTCTGGGGCGCGATGGGCGGCGCCGTGCCGGTGGGCCTCGGGCTGGCGCTCGCGCAGCCCGGCGTGCCGGTCGTCGTGCTCACCGGAGACGGCGAGCAGCTGATGGGCGTCGGTGCGCTGGCTTCCGTCGGCGCTGCCCAGCCGAGGAACTTGAGCATCGTCGTCCTGGACAACGGACACTTCGGTGAGACCGGCATGCAGCCGAGCCACGCCAGCCTGGGTACGGATCTCGCGGCGGTGGCCCAGGGGTTCGGCATCACCGACAGCGCGCGGATCGAGCGACAGGACGAGGTCGTCGAGTGTGCGCGCCGCGTGGCGCGCCGCGCCGGCCCGACGTTCACGCAGGCGCTGATCAGCACTGATGAACCACCTCGGGTCTTGCCGCCCCGCGACGGAGGTTTCGTCAAGAACCGCATGCGGGCCGCACTTGGGTTCGACAGCTTCTGA
- a CDS encoding thiamine pyrophosphate-binding protein → MQTVEGQWQKDVFNVLKQGGIQQVAFVPDAGHAYAISAARSDPDIADIVLTTEEEGVGVVAGAWLGGQRAALLMQSSGVGNCVNLFSLLSSCSFPFLTLVTMRGEYAEFNPWQSPMGRRTPAVLELMGMNVHRVDRPDDVAEVLGAALDSTFLAGERNAVLLGQRLVGRKQWERK, encoded by the coding sequence ATGCAGACCGTGGAAGGCCAGTGGCAGAAGGACGTGTTCAACGTCCTCAAGCAAGGCGGGATCCAGCAGGTGGCGTTCGTCCCGGACGCCGGGCACGCGTACGCCATCAGTGCGGCGCGCAGTGATCCGGACATCGCCGACATCGTCCTCACCACCGAGGAAGAGGGCGTCGGAGTGGTCGCCGGCGCGTGGCTCGGTGGTCAACGGGCAGCGTTGCTGATGCAGAGCAGCGGTGTGGGCAATTGCGTGAACCTGTTCTCGCTGTTGAGCAGCTGCTCCTTCCCGTTCCTGACGTTGGTCACGATGCGCGGGGAGTACGCGGAGTTCAACCCGTGGCAGAGCCCGATGGGGCGGCGAACGCCGGCGGTTCTGGAGCTCATGGGCATGAACGTCCATCGGGTGGACCGTCCCGACGACGTCGCGGAGGTCCTCGGTGCGGCGCTGGACTCCACCTTCCTGGCGGGGGAGCGTAACGCGGTGCTCCTGGGCCAGCGGCTCGTCGGACGCAAGCAGTGGGAGCGCAAGTGA